The DNA segment accaaaaggtgggccatttgaatccaccaggggctccttggaaacactatgaagcaatactactctgttgtatagggttgctatgagttggaattgactcaacgacaacaggtactttttttttttttttttaatgttagcatAATATTCCTTTTTGCttcctgatattatttatttcttaaacCTTTTCTATTAGTCATTGATAATTGTATCAGTCAGGCAATGACACAATAATTCTCTACCTCAGTGCATACAacaatttttttatttcccttcatGTCTGCGCACTGTCACGTGCTCAAGCCAAATATCAGAGGGATAGAGCTGCTTACTCTGCATTTTCCATTGGGAGGCTCTGCAAAATCTTATGGCAAAGGCTTTGATCATATAATTCTATACAAAAGAGGGAGTAAAAAGTTGGGAACAATAATCCAAACTACTGCAGTCAGTTTTACCAAAATTATACTGTTTgcaaagaaccagtttttaattttattactagTTCTATAGATGTTTCCTTATTCCAGTTCATTaattttatcatttgctttttatttattccttaattatactgtctttttgtttgtttggtaccaGTTTACCTGTTGTGTGGAGTCAGCAGCCCGTGGAAGTTTATTTCTGAGGCTTGTTCTTTCAGTCAACTCTCACTCTGCTGATCTCTTACTCTGTTTGGTAATTTTACAAGGTGAGCTCAAATTTGCCTGATCTCCACTGAGAAAATCCTGAGGGGCTTGGGTGAAGGGCGAGGTGCTTTCTGTCCCAATGGTGCCCTAGGTTGTGATGAGCAGGGATATTTGGAACAGAATTTTTCATTTTGGCTTTTCCTAGATCACATAGAAGATCCTAGATATATGAGAGGACTTTTGGTTAGACATTCTCAAGGGAGGATCATTTCCCCGACTGGAGCCAAGATTTTCTTATTGTCCCTTTGTTCACAGgtgcccccctcccctccccaatcCACCCTTTCTCTAAGTCTGtaggatatgttgttgttgttgttagctgccttcaagttggccctaactcatggcaaccccatgcactacAAAAGGAAATGCTGTCCGGTTctggccatccccatgatcagctggggatcggaccattgtgatccataaggttttcattggctgattttccaaagtagatagccaggcccttcttcctagtcccacgtagtctggaggctctgcttcATCTTCATCATAAACACACAAACCTCCCCTGACAGAGGTgttgtggctgcacatgaggtgtactGGCTGGTAATCGAACCCAGGCCTCTGGCATGGAAGGAGAGGATTCTATCACTAAACTATAGACTTCTGATTTTATGAAATTCTCTCAGTTCCAAAAACCCACTTTTCTGAGAGACTCGTCCATTTGTTGTATGAGTTGAATGTCCTTTGTCCTCTGAACCTTTGGGCTCTTTAAAATTGAGTACATGGAATCAGGAAACAGTCctcagagggattttttttttaccagggagCTCCTCTTAGTGCCTGGCAGGCTCCTCGTAACAGGAATCTGGAAGAGCTGCTCAATGGGGCATGGGGACCTGAGTACACAGGGCCAATGACCCTTGGAGAAGCTAAAACACCAATCACAAGGCAGAGTCAAAGGGAGGTAGCCAGTCCCCACGCCACACCAGGGAAAAAGCAAACCTCTCGAGTTTTTTGGTGAGACTAAATGTTTCAAAGTGTGAGTATGCATTTGGGGGAGGGCAGAAATCAAAGGCCACAGCACGTACTTGAAAAAGGCCACTTGATCAGACTCTGGTGATAAGAACTGGACATCCTGGAGACCCAGGCCTGGGAGGAACAATGAGCAGGTCTAGTATTGGTCCCATTCATAATCCTGCTTCTCTCCTCACCCTTTCTGGGTCTTCCTGTGTGTCCAGCCTTGGGTTGCACCCTAGGAACAAGGAGGTGAATCAAACACAGCTTCTGCCCTCGAAAAGTCCAAACACTGGGAAGTGGGCACAGCGTGAGCTTGATCCCGCGAGAAGTCAAGGGAGCACTCTGAGGGCATGATGCTGGAGGATTAACTTGCTCCTTAAATGTTTATAAAGACTCAGCTCTGCTTCCAGGCACTCTCCTGGTGGGGATAAAACAGTCAGAGAACAAGACTCCTGTCCTGATGAAGTTCACATTCTAATGGGGTGGGATGGTCAGTAAATAAGCAACCTGATAAATAGGACAATTTCACATAGACCTAAATAATAGACAGAGAATGAAAACAGGAAAATCATCATTTAGTAATGGACTGGCGACAAAATTGAGTGGTTAGGAAAGCCCTTTCTCTAGAGATGATATTTAAGCTGAAATCTGGATAACAGACAGCTCCGCAAACATAGAAGGAagtgtgttccaggcagagggagcagtggCGTaaacaagtccaaactcagctTTGAGTCTAAGCTGTCTACAAATACTCCTCCCTTTGTGCCCAGGCCTGTGACTTGCCCAAAGGAGGTATTGAATAAGGCATTCTCGTTCCTTTAAAGAAACGAACAAGAAGAGGAGGAATGCAGTGACTCAAGGTTTAGGCCTTTAAGTCATCTTTTTCCGTGTGATTCTGTGGAGCAGTAGAGGGAGAGCTGCGAGGAGGAGTTTGGGGCATTACAGTGGAGGCAGCAGCATTGTGCTGGAGCACCCGCCAGCAGCCCTGGGGAGCTTCCCGGCCTACACAAGTCCTAACAACAGTTGTTTATTAATCTGAAGTTAAAGGCCAGGCCAGCACTGTCACTGATCATCAGGTCTGACATCGCTGCTGCATCTGTCTGTTGCCTGGGCTGGACAGTCACTTCCCGGCCACTGCCTCCATGCCCTGCGGGAGCTCCAGTAAGCCATTTCTGGAGGACAGAACTCTGGGCTGGGCCAGGAGTCTGGCTACCTGACCTGGTAAGGTCTGAGCAGGGGCTTTAGTGGGCTGTCAGCCTCTCCTTCCAGGACCTCAGCTGGTCTCTGACCTGGGATATTGGTGTCCTTTCTGGATCCACTTGACCATCACAAACTGAAGTGCTATCTTTTTAGtcgaaggaaaaaaagaagggggGTGTGCCAGCAACATGTTCAGGCCCTGGCCTTAGCCTCCAACACCATGAggagagggaaaagaaagaggACAGGAAGGTAGGAAGAGGAAGAGTGTAGGAGGATGTGTTCCAGAAAGTTCCCTTCCAGCTGGCcaccattcctggagccctggaggtaggGAAGGGCTAAGGTTGCTGGCAGACTAGGGGAGGTGAATGTATATGCAGTAGTTATGCTGCCAAGGCAGCTTGGATAAAAAGCCAGAGTGGGGTATGGGGAGAGGTCCATGGGGGTGGGCTGCCAAAATTCCCTGGAAGAGGAGGCAGTCGAGCAAAGGCTGGATGGGGATGGACAAATGGACAGGGGCACAGAGCTTGGAGGTAGCTGTGCAGCACACAGAGAATCCTTCCAGGGGAAGGAGAGTGAGCTGGCACCCTGCCAGGCCAGGGCGAACAGAAATTTTGAGAGCCCCATTCTACACGGCAGAAATGGCCTCTCTTGGAAAATCTCAAACCAAGGGAGAGAAGcaaagccaagattcatctggccAAGTCCAGTGACGGAGGGAAGGGTCCATTCTGGGGGTCAGAATGCTGCCTCAGGGAACCTTGGGTTCTGGGCTCCAGCAAGTGCCTGCTACCAAATGATGAACTGATAAAAGGTAGTTGACTGTCTGCTGGGGAAATAGCCAGGTTTTGGAGGTGGTTTGGGTCCTGCATGGAAAACAGCAATTGTTGTTTGAAATGAGGAAGTGTGTGTTGTAGACCAGGTCCAGCCAAGGAAGGGAGCCTTGTGGGACCTGTGCTGGCCTGCTACAGTTTGAGGCAGACCCAACGGTAAGGGAAGAAGAGGGAAACAGGCTCCCTTGGCCAACAAGAAGGAGGTCAAGAAAGGGAGGGGCCAAAGCTCACACAGGCAGTGGGGTCTGTTTTCCTTCTGTGCCAGGCCACCAAAGACAGGCTCGTTTGTAATTTCTAGACCCTGTGGGCTAACCCATAAAACCTGTCCTAACAGGTATGCTGGAGCCCAAGGGAGAATGGGCCCCCACTGCTCTTGCGTCTACCTGGGTTTTAGTACTGATCTAATGTTTACTTGCCTGTCTCCCAAGTAGCCTGAGGATAACTCAGAGTGAAGGGTTGTGTTTCCTGTCCTGAGCACAGCACCAGCACACCAAGGTGGTAGCAAATGTTTGTTGACTGAACAAGATGAGATGGCATTATTTTCCCTTTCTCCACTCTGAGGTAAGGACAACATTCCTGTTTCCAtggctccctctcctcctcctgtgTGTGGTGACAGCATCCTGCTCAGGAAAAAAAGCCTGTGAGGATGCCCAGAAGACCTGCTAGGCAGTTGCCTGAGGCATCCCTGTCACCAATGGCACCCCGGGCACAGATGGGCGAGATgggcccaagggacagaaaggagaaCCAGGTACAGGGTGGGCTTCTCTATCCCCCTAAATCTTTATGTCCCCTACCAGGGCTCGAGCATGGAGACAGGGAAGCTGGCCTTTATTGTGTGGCCGATGATGGTTCCCTCCACAACAGTGATGCTTCTCTGGCTCTCCAGGACCCACATTTACACACAGGAACTGATGGTGTGGGCTGTACATCGAGAGGGTTTGTCCTGCCTGCTCAGGGAGCTGGTCATGATGGCCTTCCCCTGGTTGCAGGAGGACTTTCTTCTTTGGGCCACCAAAGCTCACTGGAAGCTACGACCCAGAAAATGGGCCCAGGGCTGCCAATTCCTGGGGTCAATATAAATTGAATATCGAGTTTTTGGAGGAAGAGAATGAATGTTTGGGTCATGTCTCCTTTGCCTTTCAACAGGCCAACGGCTCAAAGGCTTGCAGGGCCCTCCTGGGAAATTGGGGCCTCCAGGAAATACAGGGCTCCCTGGGGTTCCAGGCCCAAAAGGAGATCGTGGAGACAGATCAGGTAAGGAACCTACCCCAGCAGTCAGGGCTAAGGAGACACAGGGCCCCGGGAACTTGGGTACTGGTGGGAGAAGCCCCTTCTCCTCCTTCAAATGCTGGATTCTGCTTCCAGACCCTCACCTTTGGCCTCTCAGCACTATTTGGGGCTACAGAGAATTCCCACTCGTGCTTGCTTACAGACTTCCAAACCTCAGGGCCACTCCCTCACCAGGCCTCTGGCAGAGATGGCTGTTCTTCAGCTGAAACAGGCCAGTGTGGCTCCAGGCTGGGAGGTGCAAACGGGCCCTCCCGGGTGCTGGGTTTATGTCTGTTGTCACAGGGAGGTAGGAGAACGGTCTGTCTCTTAGGACCCTGGATAATGGGGAACTATCATAGCAGCAACTTAATTCAGAGTAAATTGAGCAACAACGGCccccttgataaaaaaaaaaaaaaaagtaacctccTTATTAGTATTCACCCACCGGCCCatcataataataaaagtatttaaaaagttTACCTGGGATGAGACATTAAGGACAAtcacaaagaaaaattttcaaaaaggagACTAATGAGCTAGgtctttctttgtaaattattatAATACTGCAATATTTAagcagtatgtaaaaaaaaaatttttttttttatgtaaagaaaAGGGTCCAGAACACTAGTTTTCAAGTTTTTTAAAGTTACTGGGAATACAGGAATacagttattttctttccttttgctttgcaTTTTCTTGAATAACCATACTTTTTGTTAAGCATGAATAAATAGCAAAATACTTTCCAATTTAGGGTCTCCTCAATAAATACCTTTCTCCCTGTTGCTTTGTAGTTGCTGAGGACAAACTGGTGGTCTTAGAGAGACAGATAAGGAGCCTGAAATCAGAACAGGACCACACCAAAAAGCGTAAGCTTTTTCTCTGCTCCTGATGTCTTCTtggttctcatttcttttttcaggATGTTCCAGATTTTTAGGAGAGTGGGAAAGAGCTAACATTCCTGAACACTTATTATATACCAGTGGCTATGGTAGGTCTGCATTTCCTCATACTATGGTTTTGTTCAATCTTCTCACCAACCCTATTCATGGGTGCCTGCCATTTTGTTTATAGGCGAGGAAAGCGGTCCAGGAGGTGAAGGTAAGTACAtcattcaaggtcacacagccaagaaGTAGCAGAGGAAGTACTGGATGGAGGTCTGTCATCTCCAGAGTCTTGACTTCTTCCTCAGCAGCCATTTTTCTCAGATCACTGTCCAAGCTTCTTTCTAATCTGGTGCCCAGGCTTGGTGGTGAGGCCCCAGTGTGTTTCTCTGTGTCCATCTGTGCGGTGGTGGGTTTTAATAGATGTTTGTCTCCAGGCTGGAATATCCTAGAAGAGTCCAGGCTGTCTGCCAAGAGCTGGGTATCCCTCCCTGGCCCTATGACTAAGGCCTATTTCCTTACTGGCTCTGACATGACCTGGTTGGGCATGGGGACTATCTTTCAGAGTTCTAACTCAAGCTGACCTTAGCCTTTGTGCCAGAaagtttctcctgaggagccctgtccagggaaagactttttCATCCACTCTTCTGGGCTGGGCTCCAACATTAGTCAACCTCACCCACCCTTTGTGATTTCAGTGCAAATCTTCTCCTTGGGCAAAAAGTCTAGGAAGAAGTTCTATGTGACCAATGGTGAAAAGATGACCTTTTCCAAAGTGAAGACTCTGTGTACCTTGCTCCTGGCCACCAGGGCCACCTCCAAGAGTGCTGAGGAAAACAAGGCCATCCAGAATGTAGCCAATGACAACGCCTTCCTTGGCATCACAGATGAGGTGACCGAAGGCCAGTTTACGTAACAGGAGGAAGGCTGGCCTACAGCAACTGGAAGGATGATGAGCCTAATAACTATGGCTCAGGGGAGGACTGTGTGATCCTGCTGAAGAATGGGTCCTGGAATGACatctcctgctcctcctccttcctggTGGTCTGTGAGTTCCCAGCCTGAGGGGTACATCCCTCAGCTCCTGCTGGGCTTCCTGCTAAGCTCTCTGTAGCTTTGGAAGGTAATTCAAAGCCAGTTTTTCCATACTCAGTGTTGGGTCATTCCTTTGTGGTGGTGGAGGAAAAGGCAGGGGACGCATTTGATGATGGGATGAAGAAGTAAGAAGAGACTGACACTGGGGAATGAGAGTTTCTGGTCCCATCCCTGGCAAATGATATCTTCCACTCCCACTCAAGAGCACAGGATTGAATCAGagtcagccatggaaacagccacATCAAACCCTCTCCTGTACAATGAGGACACTGCAGCCCACAGAGGGACCCACTGTGGGCCATACCTGTGTCAGTGTTGTCACTAGAGCTCAGTCTATTCCTTTGTCTCCAAGGGTTGCCACTACTGATGCTAAAGTCTCCTGCCCTAAGCATCTTCCCAGGGCTAGTTCAGCTCTCTCCATCATATGGGTATTATTTTCAGCTATTCACAAGCTGCCTCAGGAAGCCTCTTACCACCTGACTACAACATGCAACAATGTCTCACCTGACTAACAATGACTAGTCCCAGTTGAACTTGAGGACTGTCATAGTCAGATTTtctgagaaacagaaccagtatgacatatatatatatatgtatatatatatatatatatatatatatatatatatatatatatatatatatatatatatatatatatatatatatatatatatctaggaATTGGCTTATGCAATTGTGAGAGTGGGCAAGTCCAACATCTGTAGGTGGGGTGACAGGCTGGAAACTCTGGCATTCTTGTGCCTGAAACCAGAAGGTCAggtggtgggagggagagaggaattctggcagaatgtctatttatagtctggaggtagAGTCCTCCCTGAGGAAACATATTCAGGCCTTCAGCTGATAGGATAAGGACCACCCACATTAGAGGGGAGGAGGGTGGTGGGTAATCTGCTATACTTCAGGTCAATTGATTTAAATgctaatcacatgtaaataacttcatagcaacatctagacaAATGTCTGGCCTAATAACTGGACACCATAGCTTAAccatgttgacacataaaattatccATTACAAGGACAAAGAGCAGCCTTTCTTTCCTGTATAATTTTAGAGACTGGTTAGATATCATGGTGCCTGCCAGCATCATGGGATGCTAGGCTAGGCTTCTATCCACAGGACATCATCTGTCTCAGCATCCCTTCCCTTTACCATAAGATCCTCATCCCACTATAAGCTCAATGGTTCTGTTATCAGTagagacaagagaaaaaaaactctGCAAAAGTGAGATTCACAACCTGTGGGGCCAGTCATGCAGCACCAGCCAGTGAGCAAATGGAATCCCCTTCTAAGCAGCATCTGGTGTTGACTCAGACTCAGTACTGTCATGGCCACAGGTATTTCTCAGTAAGCTTAGGGTGGGGCTAAGATGACATAGAGCCagtgcaacaaactaggagaagAGAATGACTTCCAGGACCGAATGCCATTCACAGGGGAGCACTGGTGTTTCAGTGATAAAATTCTTGCATTCCACACTGGGGACCCATGTTTTATTtcaggccagtgtacctcatgcatagccaccactcatctgtcaatggaggtttgcatgttgctatgatgttgaccatggaggcctggtggtgcagtggttaagagttcagcagctaaccaaaagatcggcagttctaatccaacagacactacttggaaaccctatgggacaggtctactctgtcctatagggttgctacaagttggaattgactagacagcaaagggtttttattttatttttttgtatgatgttgaacaggtttcagtggagcgttcagactaagacagactaagaagaaaggcctggtgatcacttctgaaaatcagccaataaaaactctacagttgttcatcaaaagattttaccaaaagagtGGAAAGATAACCTATATATTCGGAGAAAATTTTGGGGAACCATATAACTTATAAGGGTCTAATACCCAAAATATAGAAAAACTtccacaacttaacaacaaaaagataaacacacCAATccaaaaatggtcaaaggacttGAGCAGCATTTCACCAAAtatgatatacaaatggccaacaggcacatgaaaagatagatgttcaacatcattgaccattgaaaaccagaaaaaacaaacctgttgttgagttgattctgactcatagcggccctacaggacagagtagaactgtcccatagggttttcaaggctataaatctttgtagaagcagactgtcaacatctttttcccttggagttgctggtgggtttgaaccatagacatttaggttagcagccgagcacttaatcactgcatcaccagtgcTCCTCATTAGCCACTAAGGAGATGCAATcataaccacaatgagataccatctcacactgaTTAGAatgacaaagattaaaaaaaagaaaagcaataggTATTGGataggttgtggagaaactggaacccccaTGCATTGCTGGTGGTCACTGTGAAAAactgtggttcctcaaaaagttgaacatggtactaccatatgacccagcaatctcaatCCTAGGTGTACACtcaaaagaagtgaaagcagaaatacaaataaacatGTACACCaaggttcactgcagcacttttcacaatagatAAAATGTGGAAaccactgaaatgtccatcaacagataaatggataaataaaatatggtatatatttttttatatacacatagtggaatactactcagctacaaagagaaatgaagtcctgatgcatgctgtagcatggatgaaccttgaaaacatcatgctgagtgaattaagtcagtGACAAAAGGACACATACTGTGTGATCTCACTTTATATGAAACAAGCAAATACCTAGAAAtcaaaattattagtggttaccaggggtgggagggagagaaaaaaaggggAGTTTTTGCTAAGGGGGAATTGAGTTTAAGTTAATGATGCTGGAATAATTTGAAGGGAAAAAgagctctatggatcacaacagtcctatccACAATTGATTatg comes from the Elephas maximus indicus isolate mEleMax1 chromosome 8, mEleMax1 primary haplotype, whole genome shotgun sequence genome and includes:
- the LOC126081620 gene encoding LOW QUALITY PROTEIN: mannose-binding protein A-like (The sequence of the model RefSeq protein was modified relative to this genomic sequence to represent the inferred CDS: inserted 1 base in 1 codon); this translates as MAPRAQMGEMGPRDRKENQANGSKACRALLGNWGLQEIQGSLGFQAQKEIVETDQARKAVQEVKKVSPEEPCPGKDFFIHSSGLGSNISQPHPPFVISVQIFSLGKKSRKKFYVTNGEKMTFSKVKTLCTLLLATRATSKSAEENKAIQNVANDNAFLGITDEVTEGQFXVTGGRLAYSNWKDDEPNNYGSGEDCVILLKNGSWNDISCSSSFLVVCEFPA